One window of Anaerolineae bacterium genomic DNA carries:
- a CDS encoding tubulin-like doman-containing protein, translated as MVGPIRVSSNGDLSAKPTLRPTLVIGLGGTGVDVLRFFKRRLREAWGLGPAEEIPGIIQLLGVDTMPWANLPGQEYLHRHEYAYIGGYNASQVLRHLDNHPTIKAWWNWPPELVPLGQIHSGARQIRCVGRLSFFRRYRTFWNQLEPKLSRMAAVATIEETENRGYPVIREGGIRYIYIVTSLCGGTGSGVFLDVAHKLRHLFGEHAIITGILGMPSLFLEELDSDLQKRRIQANAYAALKELDAFQSGYDFVVQYPGEDPITVSRPFDRIYLIERRNIAGETLDTLDDVKQMMAHQIFLETVSHIGSRIWSYDVNISQERHRSGMSMLAYSSFATSALVVPKERMLEYCALKYAERLLNLGLLRELTPEDKNELAAEAQSVITFVQDAVMGRRQPVTTPAPSEEEFGEEEEEEELEEAEWEPEGETAVGRWSEAAYEQLLLDLRDEIHQVAQRYGLRGAHYFIDTLHQALVTQRDQAHEDVENLTDRIETLEVNLARVRDPFIVNLLSFWPFDMLFVDNLKRATRRERAILSEQMARLSRARQRVQTLHELWSRLIPVTERLRWDVENRIGDMEAAREKGIVEPLGLFFRLGARTTWENAYALTSEAVDERYIVNDFERRNWERVLSHRLEQSLSQLVQDPLIFWVEMETSEQRAFGETTYIKLLKLRAHLGEHEDQPITWFDIRDRLLHHSRREVVDVSIQPEEFHFARILATNRAMLQERVKQLFARCHPFWRYDLDRGGLDEQDLEQTILVGVDDPIRHLKLYDDLLRDYSEYERVATGDPLRIEACKISHGLPVMYIENIETLYRHYREFLERSPVHLQADWQRLPEVILANQAI; from the coding sequence ATGGTAGGGCCAATACGCGTTTCATCGAATGGGGATTTATCCGCCAAGCCCACTCTCCGTCCCACCTTAGTGATCGGGTTAGGGGGCACGGGTGTGGATGTGCTGCGCTTCTTCAAACGCCGGCTGCGTGAGGCGTGGGGATTAGGGCCGGCGGAGGAGATCCCGGGCATCATCCAGCTTCTGGGGGTGGATACCATGCCTTGGGCCAACCTGCCTGGCCAGGAGTACCTGCATCGGCATGAATATGCCTATATCGGTGGCTACAACGCCAGCCAGGTCCTACGCCATCTGGACAATCACCCTACCATCAAGGCATGGTGGAACTGGCCACCAGAGCTAGTCCCGCTGGGCCAGATCCACAGCGGCGCCCGCCAGATCCGCTGCGTGGGCCGGCTCTCCTTTTTCCGCCGCTATCGCACCTTCTGGAACCAACTCGAGCCCAAGTTGAGCCGTATGGCCGCCGTCGCCACCATCGAAGAGACCGAAAACCGCGGCTATCCCGTCATCCGAGAGGGCGGCATTCGCTACATTTACATCGTCACCTCGCTCTGCGGCGGCACCGGCAGCGGCGTCTTTCTAGACGTGGCTCACAAGCTCCGTCACCTCTTTGGCGAGCATGCCATCATCACTGGTATCCTGGGCATGCCCTCGCTGTTCCTAGAAGAGCTGGATAGCGATCTGCAAAAACGACGCATCCAGGCCAACGCTTATGCAGCCTTGAAGGAGCTGGACGCCTTCCAAAGCGGCTACGACTTCGTCGTGCAGTACCCAGGTGAGGATCCGATCACCGTCAGCCGTCCGTTCGATCGCATCTATCTGATTGAGCGGCGCAACATCGCTGGTGAAACCCTGGACACGCTCGACGACGTCAAGCAGATGATGGCCCACCAGATCTTTCTGGAGACGGTCTCGCACATCGGGTCCCGCATCTGGTCCTACGATGTCAACATCTCCCAAGAGCGACACCGCAGCGGGATGAGCATGTTGGCTTACAGCTCGTTTGCCACCTCAGCGCTGGTGGTGCCCAAGGAGCGCATGCTGGAGTACTGCGCGCTTAAGTATGCCGAGCGCTTGCTCAACCTGGGGCTACTGCGTGAGCTGACGCCCGAAGACAAAAACGAGCTAGCTGCCGAGGCACAATCGGTGATCACATTCGTACAAGACGCCGTGATGGGACGCAGACAACCGGTGACAACACCGGCACCCTCCGAGGAGGAGTTCGGGGAAGAGGAAGAAGAGGAAGAGCTCGAAGAGGCGGAATGGGAACCGGAAGGCGAAACAGCAGTAGGCCGATGGAGTGAGGCCGCGTACGAACAGTTGCTCTTAGACCTGCGCGATGAAATCCATCAGGTAGCCCAACGCTATGGCTTACGTGGCGCTCATTACTTTATAGACACGCTACACCAAGCGCTGGTAACCCAACGTGATCAGGCTCACGAAGATGTGGAGAACCTGACCGACCGGATCGAGACGCTGGAGGTTAATCTGGCGCGGGTGCGCGATCCCTTTATCGTCAACCTGCTCAGCTTCTGGCCCTTTGACATGTTGTTCGTGGACAATCTGAAGCGTGCCACCCGCCGCGAGCGAGCTATCCTGAGCGAGCAAATGGCGCGCTTGAGCCGCGCCCGCCAGCGCGTGCAGACGTTGCACGAGCTATGGAGCCGGTTGATTCCCGTTACCGAGCGCCTGCGCTGGGACGTTGAGAACCGTATCGGGGATATGGAGGCGGCCCGCGAGAAGGGGATCGTCGAGCCGCTAGGCTTGTTCTTCCGATTGGGCGCTCGCACCACCTGGGAGAACGCCTATGCGCTCACCAGCGAGGCTGTGGATGAGCGTTACATCGTCAACGACTTTGAGCGGCGTAATTGGGAACGCGTCTTAAGCCATCGCTTGGAGCAGTCACTGAGCCAGCTGGTCCAGGACCCGTTGATCTTTTGGGTGGAGATGGAGACCAGTGAACAGCGCGCCTTCGGCGAGACGACTTACATAAAGTTGCTGAAGCTACGCGCACACTTGGGCGAGCATGAGGACCAACCAATCACTTGGTTTGATATCCGCGATCGGCTCCTGCATCACAGCCGGCGCGAGGTGGTAGATGTCTCCATCCAGCCGGAGGAGTTCCACTTTGCTCGCATCCTTGCCACCAACCGCGCCATGCTTCAGGAGCGGGTTAAACAGCTTTTCGCTCGCTGTCATCCCTTCTGGCGTTATGATCTGGACCGGGGCGGGCTGGACGAGCAAGACCTGGAGCAGACGATCCTGGTGGGCGTGGACGATCCCATTCGTCATCTGAAGCTGTATGACGACCTCCTGCGCGATTACAGCGAGTACGAGCGCGTAGCTACGGGTGATCCGCTTCGCATCGAGGCGTGCAAGATCAGCCACGGGCTGCCTGTCATGTACATCGAGAACATCGAGACCCTATATCGCCATTACCGAGAGTTCCTCGAGCGCAGCCCCGTTCACCTGCAGGCAGATTGGCAGAGACTGCCTGAGGTGATTCTGGCGAATCAAGCGATTTAA
- a CDS encoding AAA family ATPase, with the protein MRRHLHDLTRALPSADPPLPWLMITRRHLQWNPEASFWLDVAEFERAIEREEWAEAVAYYRGDLLEGFEDEEWLHPVRERLREQFLTALERLILDHYQRRDYPRAIACARRLLTYEPFQENALRRLMMLRYEAGDRAGALQDYETFARRLRQELQAEPMPETQALHQLILREETLPAALMPVPSSVEKAAKAQTLCLPFVGRRQEMETLQARWQQARRGEGGLVLLSGLAGIGKSRLVAEFASWVEAHGGRVLKGEMTADEPLPYQALLNALRSALPLWQNLNLDPLRASVITSVLPEWSPSSSDPVTSPLPLERLDLEREQMRLFDALATLLTELARPRPLLLILEDLHLAGAATWALVEFISRRAFSHRLLLLCVYRSEEISPTHPLREVKRRLQAAGHMLHLDLAPLSLSAMQAMVEEYAHLLSEGDLGAYLYEYSEGNPFFAIEVLQDLLERASRREELLPPPMAPLPEAIRKLLAERLQRLDPETLTLVKVAAVCGLSFDVELLSEMTGWSEGSVLDHIEILLSRRMLREVGSPFAYTFSHHLLREAVYSTLRATERRRYHRRAARALAELYPTRQEELAALIAGHWEGAEEGQKAAHWYLRAARYALSLYASAEARRWLDRGLAWASDPALRFDLLALREQILAHTDALAAQQADLHEMGQLVTLLQDPERECLYLRRRVLLHRARGEREQEAEALQALGARAAGHPRQEGEFFREEAVHAMLTGRYDQAQRRLQQALALYRAQNDEAAQITCLCLLAEVALHQGDFRTAHDLLTQAMSLAERQSNRFVVFRTLETAARIAFAHQEFARARQLNQQALELAQSLGDRVGEAETLLQLATTHVRLFDVSAAELAFSQAARLYEALGRPQGRAATLVNLAVFHINLGRYPQAWQTLERAERLFAQIQDQRGEAVCAINRAVIAHYQADYAAARLQAQRGLERAQAIGSRPLQAAALIALGAAERELGHERQALEHLQAGLSLRRELGQTSDLCHDLVDLVETYLRLNDLEAARLAMEEMLTLYRAAPAGILHPQAVLWAAAKTLRALGETAQADALLMEARAMLESRAAAIPHEEARRAFLNLPFNRQLQAG; encoded by the coding sequence TTGCGTCGCCACCTGCATGACCTGACGCGCGCGCTCCCCTCAGCCGATCCCCCTCTCCCCTGGCTGATGATCACACGCCGCCATCTCCAATGGAACCCCGAAGCTTCTTTTTGGCTGGACGTGGCCGAATTCGAGCGCGCTATAGAGCGGGAGGAGTGGGCGGAGGCGGTGGCTTACTATCGTGGCGATCTGTTGGAAGGCTTCGAGGATGAAGAATGGCTACATCCAGTGCGGGAGCGGCTGCGCGAGCAATTTTTGACCGCTTTAGAGCGCTTGATCTTGGATCACTATCAGCGCCGCGATTATCCGCGGGCTATTGCCTGTGCACGGCGGCTGTTGACCTACGAGCCTTTTCAAGAGAACGCCCTACGTCGCCTGATGATGTTACGTTACGAGGCTGGAGACCGCGCCGGCGCGCTGCAGGATTACGAGACGTTTGCCCGCCGCCTGCGACAGGAACTCCAAGCCGAGCCGATGCCTGAAACGCAAGCGTTGCATCAGCTCATCCTGCGCGAGGAAACGTTGCCGGCCGCCTTGATGCCCGTACCCTCTTCCGTCGAAAAGGCGGCTAAGGCGCAGACGTTGTGCCTACCCTTTGTCGGCCGTCGGCAGGAGATGGAGACCTTGCAGGCTCGCTGGCAGCAAGCCAGACGCGGCGAAGGGGGGCTAGTGCTGTTGAGCGGTTTGGCCGGCATTGGGAAGAGCCGGCTGGTCGCAGAATTCGCCTCATGGGTGGAAGCCCATGGCGGGCGCGTGCTCAAAGGAGAGATGACAGCTGACGAACCGCTGCCCTACCAAGCGCTGCTCAATGCGTTGCGCTCGGCGTTGCCCTTGTGGCAAAATCTCAACCTTGATCCACTGCGAGCCTCCGTCATCACCTCTGTTCTGCCAGAATGGTCGCCATCTTCCTCTGACCCCGTCACTTCTCCCCTCCCACTGGAACGCCTGGATCTCGAGCGTGAGCAGATGCGCTTGTTCGATGCGTTGGCCACGCTCCTGACGGAACTAGCTCGTCCCCGTCCATTGTTGCTGATCCTCGAGGATCTACACCTGGCTGGCGCTGCCACCTGGGCGCTGGTGGAGTTTATCAGCCGACGCGCCTTTTCCCATCGCCTCCTCTTGCTGTGCGTCTATCGCAGCGAGGAAATCAGTCCCACGCATCCGCTGCGTGAGGTGAAGCGTCGCCTACAAGCCGCGGGGCACATGTTGCACTTGGATCTCGCCCCTCTCTCGCTTTCGGCCATGCAGGCGATGGTAGAAGAGTATGCCCATCTCCTGTCGGAGGGAGATCTCGGCGCCTATCTCTACGAGTATAGTGAGGGCAACCCCTTTTTTGCCATCGAGGTCCTGCAGGACCTGCTCGAGAGGGCCAGCAGGCGAGAAGAGCTATTGCCTCCGCCAATGGCCCCTCTGCCAGAAGCCATTCGCAAGCTGCTCGCCGAACGGTTGCAGCGCCTCGACCCGGAAACGCTCACCTTGGTTAAGGTGGCTGCCGTATGTGGCCTGAGCTTTGATGTGGAACTGCTTAGCGAGATGACTGGATGGAGCGAGGGCAGCGTATTGGATCACATCGAGATCCTGCTCAGCCGACGCATGTTGCGAGAAGTGGGCAGCCCATTCGCCTATACCTTCAGCCACCACCTCTTACGCGAGGCGGTCTATTCCACTCTGCGCGCTACAGAACGTCGACGGTATCATCGTCGCGCGGCACGGGCGTTGGCCGAGCTGTACCCGACACGCCAGGAGGAACTTGCCGCGCTCATCGCCGGCCATTGGGAGGGAGCGGAAGAGGGGCAAAAAGCAGCCCACTGGTATCTGCGAGCTGCCCGTTACGCCCTCTCGCTCTACGCCAGCGCAGAGGCTCGACGTTGGCTGGATCGTGGCCTCGCCTGGGCTTCTGACCCTGCGCTGCGCTTTGATCTACTGGCCCTCCGCGAGCAGATCTTGGCCCACACCGATGCACTTGCAGCTCAGCAGGCCGATCTACATGAGATGGGACAACTGGTGACCCTGCTTCAGGATCCAGAGCGAGAATGTCTCTATCTCCGAAGGCGGGTTCTGCTGCACCGCGCCCGCGGAGAGCGCGAACAAGAGGCTGAAGCGCTGCAGGCCTTGGGTGCCCGAGCGGCTGGCCATCCTCGCCAGGAGGGGGAATTCTTTCGAGAGGAAGCCGTGCATGCCATGCTGACTGGCCGCTATGATCAGGCCCAACGGAGGCTGCAACAGGCGCTCGCCCTTTATCGCGCTCAGAACGATGAGGCCGCTCAGATCACCTGCCTCTGCCTTCTGGCCGAGGTTGCCTTACACCAGGGGGATTTTCGCACAGCCCACGATCTGCTCACCCAGGCGATGTCGCTGGCAGAGCGACAGTCCAACCGTTTTGTCGTCTTCCGCACCCTTGAGACAGCCGCTCGCATCGCCTTCGCTCACCAGGAGTTCGCCAGAGCACGGCAATTAAACCAGCAGGCATTGGAACTCGCCCAATCCCTGGGGGACCGCGTCGGCGAGGCCGAGACTCTGCTCCAATTAGCGACCACCCATGTCCGTCTGTTCGATGTCTCCGCCGCTGAGCTCGCCTTCAGCCAGGCCGCTCGGCTTTATGAAGCGCTAGGACGGCCACAAGGCCGGGCGGCGACTCTGGTCAACTTAGCCGTCTTTCATATAAATTTGGGCCGCTATCCGCAAGCCTGGCAGACATTGGAGAGGGCGGAGCGCCTTTTCGCCCAGATACAGGATCAGCGCGGGGAAGCGGTTTGCGCTATCAATCGCGCTGTGATCGCCCACTATCAGGCTGACTATGCGGCCGCTCGCCTGCAAGCCCAGCGCGGCTTGGAACGCGCGCAGGCCATCGGCAGCCGTCCATTGCAAGCGGCCGCGCTGATCGCGCTAGGGGCTGCGGAACGCGAATTGGGCCATGAGAGGCAAGCGCTGGAACATCTTCAGGCCGGCCTGTCCTTACGCCGTGAGCTGGGCCAAACGTCCGACCTATGCCACGATCTGGTGGACCTGGTGGAGACGTACTTGCGCCTGAACGATCTAGAAGCAGCGCGCCTAGCGATGGAAGAGATGCTGACCCTCTACCGCGCTGCGCCAGCAGGCATTCTGCATCCGCAAGCGGTGTTATGGGCAGCCGCAAAAACCCTGCGCGCGCTAGGTGAAACTGCTCAAGCCGACGCACTGCTGATGGAGGCGCGCGCTATGCTCGAGTCCCGCGCAGCAGCTATTCCCCACGAAGAAGCCCGCCGTGCCTTTCTCAACCTGCCCTTTAATCGGCAGTTGCAGGCCGGCTGA
- a CDS encoding VWA domain-containing protein encodes MAPVRRCIWVIFLTVMLWLWSVPVVAQASTSDSLDVVLLIDDSGSMSDLWAGGTRQPNDPDGLRHSAARLFIDLARPNDRIAVISFHTYPTGYGAAANGGFDIISDQASRDRLKAAIVQPTEPADPMERLTDIRLGLRMAQDLLRRNRGANRQFIVFLTDGRPYPPEQRSELFQVISELGEEGVPIFPILLGQDTDPQVAERMVADTRSVVQQVDSPSGLLRAYATIYSYIQPNRYVDIVDLIGGQVGMVKTSEEQGVTSLSLVLPKTRETAAAFADLTLDGVSILGLDKLSGGATIRRIVENHYEMITIAHNSPLSGEWVARALQATGGSGLVIAESVTTIDLAYPRPMPGADSTATPRYYPIGKPVFLGATVRRAGALASGLQLLARVEGVQYPMTTERLTQDGTLYWAIVPSQPGMQPGQQTRVQIQIGSQVTPLRLQKEFILEAGEFPPLIADSPTERSDGLVEGGQLHLRVHFEGPQPPKEAQVEAILQDQNTGEVIRISLTCVAGVCEDQSFSPVQGRRYAVLFLATATTADGVVYNDFAEGGLTMRDALRLESLPDILDLGNVPLYQDSIERELMLSAYTEQPFQLKATVEIQSDTPGVRPSGLTISLARPTHQGGNRYKSLLTLSGFDQLAPGRYTGAITFNAGKDLDVQPATVPLRFTIPEPEVRLSMPNSVDLGEIRQPREPREFQITAEFTEGVASEIEGTLTNLTRGNQAVDASGFSVLVGQAVPRGDDRRTYVLPVRLSAIARPPAGVYRGEIVFTSPSGLSIEPRRVQVVFNVPQPELILALSGDVLDFGEVVDLTQPANLPIQMQLTFKDSPPRVDAALADVRHSGGDVRAASALTVRTGVIQPSGDGYRMPLLISSEGKVPPGLYQGTIVLRASDDVSIRPSRISFTVRQLTPAQAWARRLSPIGTFLRTWFWPLPPIRLSGFVGWLVLLVLINTGLKLRPAAPREGGVVMADASGEMATVPRHRALYLVMGRAGVGFSTKPADRARALAILELEQRVIGRATRATWRPVLRANPTAPAPTRVAYWRPETNRWHAVGEGGHVLIPGTRFRIRLAESGDKYYFRYLGEG; translated from the coding sequence ATGGCACCTGTGCGCCGATGCATTTGGGTGATCTTTCTAACAGTCATGCTGTGGCTGTGGAGCGTTCCTGTGGTTGCCCAGGCCAGCACGTCTGACTCCTTGGATGTCGTCCTACTCATCGACGACTCTGGCAGTATGAGCGATCTATGGGCCGGCGGCACCCGACAGCCCAACGACCCGGACGGGCTGCGCCACAGCGCTGCTCGCCTGTTTATAGACCTGGCGCGGCCGAATGACCGCATCGCTGTGATCTCGTTTCACACTTATCCCACCGGCTATGGCGCGGCGGCCAACGGCGGCTTCGACATCATCTCTGACCAGGCGTCCCGCGACCGGCTCAAGGCGGCTATCGTGCAGCCCACTGAGCCGGCCGATCCCATGGAACGGCTGACTGACATCCGGCTGGGGCTGCGCATGGCCCAGGATCTCCTCCGCCGCAACCGCGGGGCAAACCGCCAGTTCATCGTCTTCCTGACCGATGGCCGTCCTTATCCACCCGAGCAGCGATCAGAGCTATTTCAGGTGATCTCTGAGCTGGGCGAGGAGGGCGTCCCTATCTTCCCCATCCTGTTGGGCCAGGACACCGACCCTCAGGTGGCGGAGCGCATGGTGGCGGATACCCGAAGTGTGGTCCAGCAGGTGGACAGCCCCTCCGGCTTGTTGCGCGCCTACGCCACCATCTATTCCTACATCCAGCCTAACCGATACGTAGACATCGTGGATTTGATCGGCGGGCAAGTGGGCATGGTGAAGACGAGCGAGGAGCAAGGGGTTACCTCGCTAAGCCTAGTTCTGCCCAAGACGCGTGAGACAGCCGCCGCTTTCGCTGACCTCACCCTCGATGGCGTCTCCATCCTCGGATTGGACAAGCTGAGCGGTGGGGCTACGATCCGTCGGATCGTGGAAAATCACTACGAGATGATCACCATCGCCCACAATAGCCCGTTGAGCGGCGAGTGGGTGGCCCGCGCGCTGCAGGCGACTGGCGGCAGTGGTCTGGTCATTGCTGAGTCGGTCACCACCATTGACCTGGCCTACCCGCGACCGATGCCCGGCGCCGATTCCACGGCCACGCCTCGCTATTACCCCATCGGCAAGCCGGTCTTCCTAGGGGCAACGGTGCGACGCGCGGGCGCCCTGGCCTCCGGACTGCAACTTCTGGCTCGCGTTGAGGGCGTGCAATACCCTATGACCACAGAGCGCCTCACCCAGGATGGCACCCTCTATTGGGCGATCGTGCCGTCCCAGCCGGGGATGCAGCCCGGCCAGCAGACGCGGGTGCAGATTCAGATCGGCAGCCAGGTGACCCCCTTGCGATTGCAGAAGGAGTTCATTTTAGAAGCAGGGGAGTTCCCGCCCCTCATCGCCGATAGCCCCACCGAGCGATCGGACGGGTTGGTAGAGGGTGGTCAGTTGCATTTGCGTGTCCACTTCGAGGGCCCACAGCCCCCGAAGGAGGCTCAGGTGGAGGCGATCTTGCAGGATCAGAACACCGGCGAGGTCATTCGCATCTCCCTGACCTGTGTGGCTGGCGTTTGTGAGGACCAGAGCTTCTCACCGGTACAGGGGCGGCGCTACGCCGTGCTCTTCTTGGCAACTGCGACCACTGCGGACGGCGTAGTCTACAATGACTTCGCTGAAGGCGGCCTGACGATGCGCGATGCGCTGCGGCTGGAGTCTTTGCCGGATATCCTCGACCTGGGCAATGTGCCCCTCTACCAGGATTCCATCGAACGTGAGTTAATGCTGTCGGCTTACACCGAGCAACCGTTCCAGCTCAAGGCCACCGTCGAAATCCAGTCTGATACGCCCGGCGTGCGTCCGTCTGGCCTGACCATTAGCTTGGCCCGTCCCACTCACCAGGGCGGCAACAGATATAAATCCTTGCTAACCCTCAGCGGCTTCGACCAGTTGGCTCCTGGCCGCTACACAGGCGCGATCACCTTCAACGCCGGCAAGGATCTGGATGTACAACCGGCCACGGTGCCGCTTCGGTTCACCATCCCGGAGCCTGAGGTGCGGCTGAGCATGCCCAATTCTGTTGACTTGGGCGAGATCCGCCAGCCGCGCGAGCCGCGGGAGTTTCAGATCACCGCGGAGTTCACCGAGGGCGTGGCCTCAGAGATCGAGGGTACGCTCACGAATCTGACACGGGGCAACCAGGCTGTGGATGCCAGCGGCTTCAGTGTGCTGGTGGGACAGGCCGTCCCGCGCGGCGATGACCGACGTACTTATGTGCTCCCGGTGCGGCTCTCCGCCATCGCCCGGCCGCCGGCCGGCGTGTACCGCGGCGAAATCGTCTTCACCTCGCCGTCTGGCCTATCCATCGAGCCGCGCCGAGTGCAGGTGGTGTTCAACGTGCCCCAACCGGAGTTGATTTTGGCCCTCAGCGGCGATGTGCTGGATTTCGGCGAGGTGGTTGATCTCACTCAACCGGCCAATCTGCCCATTCAGATGCAACTGACCTTCAAAGATAGCCCGCCGCGAGTGGACGCCGCGCTGGCCGATGTGCGCCACTCCGGCGGGGATGTGCGGGCCGCCAGCGCACTGACAGTCCGCACTGGCGTGATTCAGCCCAGCGGCGACGGCTATCGGATGCCGTTGCTTATCAGCAGTGAAGGCAAGGTGCCCCCTGGGCTGTACCAGGGCACCATCGTGTTGCGTGCCAGCGATGATGTGAGCATCCGGCCTTCTAGGATCAGCTTCACAGTGCGCCAGCTCACGCCCGCTCAGGCTTGGGCGCGCCGTCTATCGCCCATTGGCACCTTCCTGCGCACTTGGTTCTGGCCTTTGCCGCCGATCCGGCTCAGCGGGTTTGTAGGCTGGCTGGTGCTGCTGGTTCTAATCAACACCGGCCTCAAGCTGCGGCCGGCGGCCCCTCGCGAGGGTGGCGTGGTCATGGCTGACGCCTCGGGCGAGATGGCTACCGTGCCACGCCATCGCGCGCTTTACCTGGTGATGGGACGCGCCGGCGTCGGTTTCAGCACTAAGCCGGCGGATCGGGCGCGGGCGCTGGCGATCCTCGAGCTGGAGCAACGGGTGATCGGGCGGGCTACGCGGGCCACTTGGCGGCCGGTTCTGCGGGCGAACCCGACAGCTCCTGCACCGACACGTGTGGCCTACTGGCGGCCAGAGACCAACCGCTGGCATGCGGTGGGAGAGGGCGGGCACGTGCTCATCCCAGGCACTCGCTTCCGCATCCGCCTGGCGGAAAGCGGAGACAAGTACTATTTCCGTTACTTGGGTGAAGGATAA
- a CDS encoding DUF3592 domain-containing protein: MGFFGLKNAISGLWGGPLIALIGGGILFLGIQWRANTQAFVASAARAEGRVVELAVETRVEEGQEKRLFYPVVEFTTEDGRVIRFREGTGSNPPSHQVGDTVQVLYNPQVPEDARLEGWSLWIGPTLVLAFGTLFIFLGAIAFLQSLLVVLGLGGLLGVLAFLLLRRRARP; encoded by the coding sequence ATGGGCTTCTTTGGTCTCAAAAACGCCATCAGCGGTTTATGGGGCGGCCCCCTCATCGCGCTCATAGGTGGTGGGATCCTTTTCCTCGGCATCCAATGGCGCGCGAACACGCAGGCGTTCGTCGCGTCTGCGGCCCGCGCAGAGGGCCGAGTCGTGGAGCTGGCCGTCGAAACCCGCGTGGAAGAAGGTCAAGAGAAAAGGCTTTTCTATCCGGTAGTTGAATTCACCACAGAGGATGGTCGGGTAATACGCTTTCGGGAGGGTACCGGCAGCAATCCGCCCTCTCACCAGGTCGGCGACACGGTGCAGGTGTTATACAACCCGCAGGTACCGGAAGATGCCCGGCTCGAAGGCTGGTCCCTCTGGATTGGTCCGACCCTCGTGCTCGCCTTTGGCACGCTTTTCATCTTCCTGGGGGCCATCGCATTCCTGCAGTCGCTCTTGGTCGTGCTCGGCTTAGGCGGCCTACTGGGAGTGCTGGCTTTTCTCTTGTTGCGGCGAAGAGCCAGGCCTTAA
- a CDS encoding TIGR00266 family protein, translating to MAHKLDYTIVGDDMQLVEITLDPGEGVRAEVGTMAYMEDGIEMETGTGGGLLKGLQRIATGESFFITTFWNRDGRPRRVAFAAPYPGKIIPLDLGALGQSFLCQKDAFLCAAHGIDIEIAFTKRLGAGLFGGEGFILQRLCGDGLAFVHAGGTIIEKELMDGETLRVDTGCLVAFAPTVDYDIQFVGGFKNALLGGEGIFLARLQGPGKVYLQSLPFSHLADRVLAAARAVRTRG from the coding sequence ATGGCTCACAAACTTGACTACACCATCGTGGGGGATGACATGCAACTGGTCGAAATCACACTTGACCCCGGCGAAGGGGTGCGCGCCGAGGTCGGGACGATGGCCTACATGGAAGATGGCATCGAGATGGAAACCGGAACCGGAGGCGGTCTCCTGAAGGGCCTCCAGCGCATCGCTACCGGCGAGAGCTTTTTCATCACCACCTTCTGGAACCGCGATGGCCGCCCTCGCCGGGTAGCCTTTGCCGCCCCCTATCCAGGCAAGATCATTCCGCTTGACTTGGGCGCCTTAGGACAGAGTTTTCTCTGTCAAAAGGACGCCTTTCTTTGCGCAGCACACGGGATTGACATAGAAATCGCCTTCACCAAACGCCTGGGGGCCGGCCTCTTTGGCGGCGAAGGGTTTATCCTCCAGCGCCTCTGTGGCGACGGCCTGGCCTTCGTCCATGCTGGAGGTACCATCATCGAGAAGGAGCTGATGGACGGCGAGACACTGCGGGTGGATACGGGATGTCTGGTGGCCTTCGCCCCGACGGTGGACTATGACATCCAATTCGTGGGGGGGTTCAAGAACGCCCTATTAGGCGGCGAGGGGATCTTTCTGGCCCGTCTGCAAGGCCCAGGCAAAGTCTATCTGCAGAGTTTGCCCTTCTCCCATCTAGCCGATCGCGTCTTGGCAGCTGCTCGCGCGGTGCGTACACGTGGGTGA